Genomic window (Chloroflexota bacterium):
GCGGCGGACAACGTCCAGGCCCAGCGGGATCGGCAGCTTCGTCGCCTCGAACCACTTCTCCCCCAGGTCCAGCAGGTTCACATACCCCTTGTCCTTCCAGATCACCTGGCCCTCATGGATGACTAGCGCGGCATCCACCTCGCCCTTCTCCAGGGCGGGAAGGACGGCGTCGAAGTTCATGATGACGGGGACGAAGCCGGGGACGAAGATGCGGATCAGGAGGTAGGCCGTGGTGTTCTCCCCAGGGATGGCGATGCGTTTGCCCTTGAGGATCGGCGTCGGGTCGCCGGCGTGCTTGGAGCCGGGTTTGCCCAGCGCCCCCGGCTTGGCAAGGATGACGGGGCCGTACTTGCGGCCGATGGACGCGCCGCAGGAGAGGATGCGGTACCTGTTCGCCACCTTGGGATACATCGCGGTGGAGATGGCCGTCACCTCCAGGTCTCCCTTGAGCGCGAACTCGTTCAGGGCCTGGATGTCCTTGATGACGTGGACGATCTTGTACGGCCCCGGCGAGACGACACCCTTGGCGATGCCGTAGAACATGAACGCGTCGTCTGCATCCGGCGAATGGCCGACGCGAAGGGGGATAGCCATAGCTGATTCCTGGTGTGGTGATGGTGCGGAAGGCCGCGTGAGATTGTACCACGGGCGCAGGGGCGAGTGGGTCGCGGAGCAGCTGGAACCCCGAGGCCTTGCGTTGAGCAGGGACAACCCAGGGATGGGATTCGTAGATCCGCCGCTTCCTTGCAGATAAAGGCGCCCAGGGCGACAAACGGCCTGGGTCATTCTCGTGTCCGCTGCGCCACTTGACGAAGATGCTCATAATGAATAGTGAAAGGATGTATGGCGATATGTCCTTCGCTTGTGCGAAATGTTGTGCGGACGGCTCCGGGGCGTCCACCTGGCCTGCGCGCGCGGGACCCCAGGCTTCGCTCCGCAACCGACAACTGGCCCAGGCGCCGACGCGGAAGGAGGATCGCGATCCGACATGCTTTGGCGTGGGCTCAACCTGCGCCGCATCCACTCACACGCGGGCGTGACCGGCTGACTCGAGTCGCCGAAGGCACCGTGGGGAAGTCGCGAGACTGCTATCGCGATGCCTTGCGCCGATTACTGGTAGGGGCGTGCTCTAAGAGCCGCCCGCTCCCACGGCACGTTGAACGCTCGCACCTCTCTTGGACGCGTTTATCCATGGCACAACCGTCGAGCCGTCCGCATAACGATTCCCAACCGATACCCGCCTGCAGCCGAAGGAGGCATTCGAGCCGCTGCGAAACCGGGGCCTGCGACCCCTGGCAGCATGAGCTGCTGCCTATCTGAACAACTCTTCTGCGTCCTTCTTGGCGCGGGCCTTGCGCTCGGCATCGTCCAGCACACCCAGGGAGGCGTAGAACTCCTTATCGTAGGTGCGCGTGCGGACGACGACGGGCATGGGGACAGCGTGGCCGAAGATGAGGGCCTGCTGCTTGGTCTCCAGCTTCGCCAGGACTGCCCGCAGCTCCCGCGCCCCCGATTGCCCGGCCAGCACCGCCTCGATGTCCTGCTCGTCTTCCAGGAGGCAGGT
Coding sequences:
- a CDS encoding ABC transporter substrate-binding protein is translated as MTQAVCRPGRLYLQGSGGSTNPIPGLSLLNARPRGSSCSATHSPLRPWYNLTRPSAPSPHQESAMAIPLRVGHSPDADDAFMFYGIAKGVVSPGPYKIVHVIKDIQALNEFALKGDLEVTAISTAMYPKVANRYRILSCGASIGRKYGPVILAKPGALGKPGSKHAGDPTPILKGKRIAIPGENTTAYLLIRIFVPGFVPVIMNFDAVLPALEKGEVDAALVIHEGQVIWKDKGYVNLLDLGEKWFEATKLPIPLGLDVVRRDLGEQAIQFIYTMLYESIMLTRKDEDGALDYSMQYGRGVDRETIRKFVRMYVNEDTEQMGQEGKRALETLFAKAKERGLIEKTPPLDIVGLK